A genomic region of Ammospiza nelsoni isolate bAmmNel1 chromosome 3, bAmmNel1.pri, whole genome shotgun sequence contains the following coding sequences:
- the SERINC1 gene encoding serine incorporator 1: MGSVLGLCSMASWIPCLCGSAPCLLCRCCPSGNNSTITRLIYAFFLLLGVSVACVMLIPGMEEQLKKIPGFCDGGLGTSIPGVQGHVNCDVLVGYKAVYRVCFGMAMFFLLFSLLMIKVKSSNDPRAAVHNGFWFFKFATALAISVGAFFIPEGPFTTVWFYVGMAGAFCFILIQLVLLIDFAHSWNESWVEKMEEGNSRCWYAALLSATAVNYLLSLVAIVLFYVYYTHPEGCSENKTFISVNMLLCIGASVMSILPRIQESQPRSGLLQSSVITIYTMYLTWSAMTNEPDRRCNPSLLSIIGYNSTTIPTQGQVVQWWDAQGIVGLVLFLLCVLYSSIRTSNNSQVNKLMLTSDESTLIEDGMPRSDGSLDDGDDVHRAIDNERDGVTYSYSFFHFMLFLASLYIMMTLTNWYSPDSSYETMTSKWPSVWVKISSSWIGIVLYVWTLVAPLVLTNRDFD; the protein is encoded by the exons ATGGGCAGCGTCCTGGGCCTCTGCTCCATGGCGAGCTGG ATACCATGCTTGTGTGGAAGTGCCCCGTGCCTGCTGTGCCGATGCTGCCCCAGCGGAAACAACTCCACCATAACTCGGCTGATTTATGCCTTCTTTTTACTTCTCGGCGTCAGCGTTGCCTGTGTGATGCTAATACCTGGCATGGAAGAGCAGCTGAAGAAG ATTCCTGGATTTTGTGACGGAGGGTTGGGAACAAGTATTCCTGGTGTGCAGGGCCACGTGAACTGTGATGTGCTGGTTGGCTACAAGGCCGTGTACCGCGTGTGCTTTGGCATGGCCATGTTCTTCCTGCTCTTCTCCTTGCTGATGATCAAAGTGAAGAGCAGCAATGACCCCAGAGCAGCGGTGCACAATGG ATTCTGGTTCTTTAAATTTGCGACAGCGCTTGCAATTAGTGTTGGAGCTTTCTTCATCCCAGAGGGACCATTTACAACTG TGTGGTTCTATGTAGGTATGGCTGGAGCATTCTGCTTTATTCTTATTCAGCTGGTCTTGCTTATTGACTTTGCCCATTCCTGGAATGAATCTTGGGTTGAAAAAATGGAGGAAGGAAACTCAAGATGCTGGTATGCAG CTCTCCTCTCAGCTACAGCTGTCAACTATTTGCTGTCTCTGGTAGCTATTGTCTTGTTTTATGTTTATTACACTCATCCAGAAGGTTGTTCTGAAAACAAGACATTCATCAGTGTTAATATGCTCCTGTGTATTGGTGCTTCTGTAATGTCAATTCTGCCAAGGATTCAG GAATCTCAGCCAAGATCTGGTTTGCTGCAGTCTTCGGTGATCACAATTTACACAATGTATTTGACTTGGTCAGCCATGACCAATGAGCCAG ACAGGCGCTGTAACCCCAGTCTGCTGAGCATCATTGGTTACAACAGCACCACCATTCCAACCCAAGGTCAGGTAGTGCAGTGGTGGGACGCGCAAGGGATTGTAGGactggttttgtttctgctgtGTGTTCTCTATTCAAG CATCCGGACATCCAACAACAGCCAGGTTAACAAGCTGATGCTGACCAGCGATGAGTCAACGCTGATAGAGGATGGAATGCCCAGGAGTGATGGCTCCCTTGATGATGGAGATGATGTTCACCGAGCTATAGATAATGAGAGGGATGGAGTTACTTACAGTTACTCCTTCTTCCACTTCATGCTTTTCCTGGCATCACTGTATATCATGATGACACTTACCAACTGGTACAG CCCGGATTCTTCCTACGAGACAATGACCAGCAAGTGGCCGTCGGTGTGGGTGAAGATCTCTTCCAGCTGGATTGGCATCGTGCTGTACGTGTGGACTCTGGTGGCTCCGCTGGTTCTCACCAACCGCGACTTtgactga